The proteins below come from a single Desulfitobacterium metallireducens DSM 15288 genomic window:
- a CDS encoding LysM peptidoglycan-binding domain-containing protein — protein sequence MPDYVIQRGDDYFRLAQRLGGTCEEWMLANPGINPLTLQIGQKIVLPELKSSNAHEQYAEISVDKGNQYAGDKMDDVEMEIEGVRFRIKRIGESRVPHEIHLIVPRTEIRKIQPQGEHGPCEVQIMLSNVDIVHSPRLMSEGGGTTVSATAPSAKPSSGTANLSFGQSPGISGTTTQQSQSNESVPSSQFGPNTSFAPTGQMGLYGEQSQPMQNPLTRTQELGFDIRQMRPQIFRK from the coding sequence ATGCCTGATTACGTAATCCAGCGTGGAGATGATTATTTCCGTCTTGCTCAACGACTTGGCGGAACCTGTGAAGAATGGATGCTTGCGAACCCTGGAATAAATCCTTTGACGCTCCAGATTGGTCAAAAGATTGTTCTGCCGGAACTCAAAAGTTCCAATGCTCATGAACAGTATGCTGAAATAAGTGTTGACAAGGGAAATCAGTATGCTGGAGATAAGATGGATGATGTAGAAATGGAAATTGAAGGGGTTCGCTTTCGAATTAAGCGGATTGGGGAAAGTAGAGTTCCTCATGAAATCCATTTGATTGTTCCACGGACAGAGATTCGTAAAATACAGCCCCAAGGTGAACACGGTCCGTGCGAAGTTCAAATTATGCTGAGTAATGTCGATATTGTGCATTCTCCTCGTTTGATGAGCGAAGGGGGAGGAACAACGGTATCCGCGACTGCACCTTCCGCGAAGCCATCCTCGGGGACTGCAAATTTATCTTTTGGCCAAAGCCCAGGTATCAGCGGAACAACAACTCAACAAAGTCAGTCCAATGAATCTGTTCCATCCAGTCAATTCGGTCCTAATACTTCTTTTGCTCCGACAGGTCAGATGGGGTTATATGGTGAGCAAAGCCAACCTATGCAAAATCCGCTAACGCGGACACAAGAACTCGGTTTTGATATTCGCCAGATGCGTCCGCAGATATTTCGCAAGTAA
- the pilM gene encoding type IV pilus biogenesis protein PilM, whose amino-acid sequence MSGLQVCLELCERELHLLVYISESKRGKLVNLNQVKFDSRSIPGGWLEQGQVQSEMLTELLNEIRQAHKIPVNTPIRLAIPLVNGFIREYPLPWIDPKFREAAIQYLAKEETPIPQDNQVIGYALTEENKKLNRMRVTLGATRRSVLESMLQTLRGAGFKPITVEFSVTAMGNALNLQPQERYLYFSETKGGIQILLYHGILPEMTRFFPVSSGSDPQEWIDEIARIFRLINTETPIHRIFTSGQRSVLFFAQSLMDAKLPGLNQLTEISSLEQLVETWPWRKSLPQSILPCLPCLGLVLGRGQKGKTQNINLLSEYLLKKRESHQKWIVAGLILSILLSSLGLWVQGKNQQKVLQAEVDDLKTNVETQQAQQQSQTYLVNEWKEAKGSSRGITTSLISLRDLVGDGISFEHLEYKESVLTLQGTALKAGQFEQFLMDLQDQDWRQVHLHEYRQEAPSVINFTVTAVR is encoded by the coding sequence ATGTCCGGATTGCAGGTTTGCCTCGAGCTGTGTGAGCGGGAATTGCATCTTCTCGTCTATATTTCAGAATCGAAGCGGGGTAAGCTTGTTAACCTGAATCAGGTCAAGTTTGACTCGCGTTCGATTCCCGGAGGATGGCTTGAACAAGGCCAAGTTCAGAGCGAAATGTTAACCGAACTTCTAAATGAGATTCGTCAAGCCCATAAAATTCCCGTTAATACACCAATTCGGTTAGCAATCCCGCTAGTAAATGGATTTATTCGGGAATATCCTCTTCCTTGGATTGATCCAAAGTTTCGTGAGGCGGCCATCCAGTATCTGGCCAAGGAAGAAACACCAATTCCCCAAGATAATCAAGTGATCGGGTATGCTTTGACTGAGGAGAATAAGAAGCTAAATAGAATGAGGGTTACCTTAGGTGCAACACGGCGATCTGTACTAGAGAGTATGCTCCAAACATTGAGGGGAGCGGGTTTTAAACCAATTACCGTTGAATTTTCGGTGACTGCCATGGGGAATGCCTTAAATCTTCAACCTCAGGAACGTTATTTATATTTTAGTGAAACGAAGGGTGGAATTCAAATCCTCTTGTATCATGGAATCCTTCCGGAGATGACTCGATTCTTTCCAGTTTCTTCGGGAAGTGATCCTCAGGAATGGATTGATGAAATTGCTCGTATTTTTAGATTGATAAATACTGAAACCCCTATTCATCGAATATTTACAAGTGGACAGAGAAGCGTATTATTTTTTGCCCAAAGTTTAATGGATGCAAAACTACCTGGTCTGAATCAGCTGACTGAGATTTCATCACTTGAACAATTAGTGGAGACATGGCCTTGGAGAAAAAGTCTTCCCCAGTCGATTCTTCCGTGCTTGCCTTGTCTAGGGTTGGTGCTCGGTAGGGGTCAGAAAGGTAAGACTCAAAACATCAATCTTCTCTCTGAATATCTTCTGAAGAAAAGAGAAAGTCATCAAAAATGGATAGTTGCAGGCCTTATATTAAGTATTCTTCTCAGTAGTTTGGGTCTGTGGGTTCAGGGGAAGAATCAACAGAAAGTCTTGCAAGCGGAAGTTGATGACCTGAAAACAAATGTTGAAACCCAACAGGCTCAGCAACAAAGCCAGACTTACTTAGTGAACGAATGGAAGGAAGCAAAAGGGTCGAGCAGGGGAATTACAACTTCTCTGATTTCACTTCGAGACCTTGTAGGTGACGGGATAAGCTTCGAGCATCTGGAGTATAAAGAATCGGTACTTACCCTGCAAGGTACGGCTTTGAAGGCTGGCCAATTTGAACAATTCCTGATGGATCTACAAGATCAAGATTGGAGACAGGTTCATCTCCATGAATACCGTCAAGAAGCGCCTTCCGTGATCAATTTCACGGTAACTGCTGTGAGGTGA
- a CDS encoding prepilin peptidase — protein MSLFWGIFGLIIGSFLNVVIYRVPRGESIVKPGSHCTQCNHALKAWELVPVLSFIALRGQCHSCGTKISWRYPGVELLTGLLFFLWAWRNPAEPLPVLGLHFILLAVLLALALIDWDTMRLPDVLTLPLLTIGIGSSFFLPMGLSGGESLASAIGAGGAFWLIAKIYPQGMGLGDVKLIAGMGAFLGFPNILLALFIASLIGSIIGLLWMVIRGREFRAQIPFGPFLVLGAYATLFGGDCLIQAYLTLF, from the coding sequence ATGAGCCTGTTTTGGGGAATCTTTGGACTTATCATCGGAAGCTTTTTAAACGTTGTTATTTATCGTGTACCTCGTGGGGAATCTATCGTAAAACCCGGCTCTCACTGTACTCAATGTAACCATGCCCTAAAAGCTTGGGAGCTTGTTCCCGTCTTGAGTTTTATTGCACTTCGTGGGCAGTGCCATTCCTGTGGCACCAAAATATCCTGGCGATATCCAGGGGTAGAATTGCTGACAGGTCTCTTGTTCTTCTTGTGGGCATGGAGAAACCCTGCGGAGCCTCTTCCTGTGCTTGGGCTTCATTTTATCCTGTTGGCTGTCCTTTTAGCCTTAGCCCTCATTGATTGGGATACCATGCGCTTACCGGATGTTTTAACACTCCCTCTCCTTACGATTGGAATTGGGTCTTCTTTTTTTCTTCCGATGGGACTTTCTGGAGGAGAAAGTCTTGCTTCAGCGATCGGGGCAGGAGGTGCTTTCTGGTTAATCGCTAAGATTTATCCACAAGGGATGGGGTTAGGAGATGTCAAATTGATTGCGGGTATGGGTGCATTTCTGGGATTTCCTAACATCCTGCTTGCTCTTTTTATCGCGAGTTTGATTGGCTCTATTATCGGGCTACTTTGGATGGTTATTCGAGGCAGGGAATTTCGGGCACAGATCCCTTTTGGCCCGTTTCTCGTACTCGGAGCCTATGCAACCCTATTTGGCGGAGATTGTCTGATCCAAGCGTACTTGACCCTTTTCTAG
- a CDS encoding type II secretion system protein, producing the protein MVKCSKIKHEGFTLVEVLMVVVIISVLAAITIPKISSSSETARRNADIATAYQVKAALDRYQAENGIYPKPTTTEFSATAGKVTAANFIPKYVAKLDIATTQQKTDDANKGFGVSTLGTDGLIPASPTPTNLIMIYLATDGLGAEVRAYDPTLADILWTSSN; encoded by the coding sequence ATGGTTAAATGCTCGAAGATTAAACATGAAGGATTTACCTTGGTTGAAGTCCTGATGGTGGTTGTCATTATTTCTGTATTGGCAGCGATCACTATACCCAAGATTAGTTCGAGTTCAGAAACAGCCCGTAGAAATGCCGATATTGCTACAGCTTACCAAGTAAAAGCTGCCTTAGATCGTTATCAGGCGGAAAATGGAATCTATCCTAAACCGACGACCACGGAGTTTTCCGCGACCGCGGGTAAGGTAACAGCTGCTAATTTCATTCCGAAATATGTCGCTAAACTCGATATAGCGACAACGCAACAGAAAACAGACGATGCTAACAAAGGATTTGGAGTATCAACTCTGGGTACAGATGGATTGATACCTGCTTCGCCAACTCCTACGAATTTAATTATGATTTATCTTGCGACAGATGGATTAGGGGCTGAGGTGCGGGCCTACGATCCAACTTTAGCTGACATACTCTGGACTTCAAGTAATTAA
- a CDS encoding type II secretion system F family protein, protein MKVREYFWKAADAEGRIIQGTWQGTGLAEIRRRLYHEGYYPILIRSSQGLSEILSALQAFDLRQNSLRFWTDLSQRLGMLLEAGIPITSALDLMSIQGRRKARIGRQTNWAEVKANIEAGLELSEALNDVNPPPTPVIRALIRAGEQAGKLPGILTQLASDLEEEYKFQRKIKGALAYPSFLFILALGVVFALSLFVLPVYEQVLSNLDSTLPLMTQVIFTVARWIPLSLSLLFISILGGLCFLRLKYAKEWRGKGLKFLERIPLWGSLYRQSDQVQFFRILGTLMEAGIPLADALSLAQETVRLPVMKEKIRELTRATREGRRLSMIFQSDSFFPPDVDLLWAIGEESGQLSTILHHLAKILRQDLEEKMERLTSILGPILVIGIAAIIGAIAIGVMMPVFEVGTKIQ, encoded by the coding sequence ATGAAGGTTCGAGAATATTTCTGGAAGGCGGCTGATGCTGAAGGCCGAATCATTCAAGGAACCTGGCAGGGGACGGGTCTAGCAGAGATCCGACGACGTTTATATCATGAAGGATATTACCCCATTTTGATTCGTTCTTCTCAAGGTCTGAGTGAGATCCTTTCTGCGCTTCAAGCTTTTGATTTGCGACAAAATTCTCTCCGATTTTGGACAGATTTGAGCCAACGTTTAGGAATGCTTCTCGAAGCGGGAATTCCCATTACTTCCGCTCTTGACTTGATGTCTATTCAAGGGCGAAGAAAAGCAAGAATAGGTAGGCAAACGAATTGGGCAGAGGTTAAAGCAAATATTGAAGCTGGATTAGAGCTTTCAGAGGCTTTGAATGACGTTAATCCACCCCCCACTCCAGTCATAAGGGCCTTGATTCGGGCAGGTGAGCAAGCTGGAAAATTACCGGGAATATTAACTCAGCTGGCGAGTGATTTGGAAGAGGAGTACAAGTTCCAGCGTAAGATTAAGGGAGCGTTGGCCTATCCTAGTTTTCTCTTCATTCTCGCACTTGGCGTTGTTTTTGCGCTTAGCCTATTTGTTTTACCGGTTTATGAACAGGTTTTAAGCAATTTAGATAGTACTTTGCCACTTATGACTCAAGTCATTTTTACGGTTGCTCGCTGGATCCCTCTCAGCCTTAGCTTGTTATTTATCAGTATTTTGGGGGGACTATGTTTTTTACGTCTGAAGTATGCCAAAGAATGGAGAGGTAAAGGTCTCAAATTTTTGGAGCGAATTCCTCTGTGGGGCTCACTTTATAGACAAAGTGACCAAGTTCAGTTTTTCAGGATACTTGGAACATTGATGGAGGCTGGTATTCCTCTTGCGGATGCTTTAAGCCTTGCTCAAGAAACGGTGCGCTTACCTGTGATGAAAGAGAAAATTCGGGAATTAACGCGCGCGACTCGTGAAGGAAGACGCCTCTCGATGATATTTCAATCGGATTCATTTTTTCCTCCTGATGTTGATCTGCTCTGGGCAATAGGAGAGGAGTCTGGTCAATTGAGTACGATCCTTCACCATTTAGCAAAGATATTGCGCCAGGATTTAGAAGAAAAAATGGAACGATTAACGTCGATCTTAGGTCCAATCTTAGTTATTGGAATTGCAGCAATCATTGGAGCTATAGCTATTGGAGTGATGATGCCTGTTTTTGAGGTAGGAACGAAAATCCAATAG
- a CDS encoding type IV pilus twitching motility protein PilT has translation MLNIESLLQLAVEHKASDIHLAVESPPVLRIDGVLTRIGEEKLSRQELDQFAHSLMNETQAQRFLEMGELDFSYSLSGVGRFRVNAFRQRGSVAVVIRIIPFTVPSPESLGLPSVCIELAKLEKGLVLVTGPTGSGKSTTLASLIDYINRTRSAHIVTIEDPIEYLHQHRLSLVNQREIGNDTLSFANALRSVLRQDPDVILVGEMRDLETISTAVTAAETGHLVFSTLHTNDATQAVDRMIDVFPPYQQQQIRVQLAAVLQGVLAQQLLPRADKQGRVAAFEILRVTQGARNLIREGKTHQLPTVIQTGGKQGMQSMERGLQDLVRQGLISPEVVQEKLQVLGR, from the coding sequence ATGTTAAATATTGAGTCGTTACTTCAATTAGCAGTAGAACATAAAGCATCAGATATTCATTTGGCAGTTGAAAGTCCTCCAGTTCTCCGAATTGATGGGGTTTTAACGCGCATTGGGGAAGAAAAATTATCTCGTCAAGAGCTGGATCAATTTGCCCATTCTTTGATGAATGAGACTCAAGCACAACGCTTTTTGGAAATGGGTGAACTCGATTTTTCGTATAGTCTGTCCGGAGTAGGACGTTTTCGGGTGAATGCCTTTCGGCAACGAGGTTCGGTTGCTGTTGTCATTCGGATTATTCCGTTTACAGTCCCTTCACCCGAAAGTTTAGGTTTACCATCGGTTTGTATAGAGTTAGCAAAACTTGAAAAAGGTTTAGTATTAGTGACAGGCCCGACGGGAAGTGGTAAGTCGACAACTTTGGCCTCGCTGATTGATTATATTAACCGGACGCGCTCTGCTCATATTGTGACGATTGAGGATCCGATTGAATATCTCCACCAGCATCGCTTAAGTTTAGTTAATCAGCGCGAGATTGGAAATGATACGCTTTCCTTTGCTAATGCACTTCGTTCTGTTTTGCGTCAGGATCCGGACGTGATTCTCGTCGGGGAAATGCGGGATTTAGAGACTATAAGCACAGCGGTGACCGCGGCTGAAACAGGACACTTGGTTTTTAGTACGCTCCATACCAATGATGCGACACAGGCTGTTGATCGGATGATTGATGTTTTTCCTCCTTATCAACAACAACAAATTCGGGTTCAGTTAGCGGCGGTGCTCCAGGGAGTTTTAGCTCAGCAACTCTTGCCACGGGCAGATAAACAAGGTCGAGTTGCAGCTTTTGAAATTTTGAGGGTTACTCAAGGCGCCCGAAATTTAATCCGCGAAGGAAAAACCCACCAACTTCCCACCGTGATCCAAACGGGGGGAAAGCAGGGTATGCAGTCTATGGAAAGAGGCCTCCAAGATTTAGTCAGACAAGGATTGATTTCACCAGAGGTAGTACAAGAAAAGTTACAGGTGCTGGGACGTTAA
- a CDS encoding ATPase, T2SS/T4P/T4SS family: MGSVTISGNLSVSYTRTVLSIKDWYNQKKQKPWECVELGVRERKEPYLGEGGFGKFLLDHSRIDSSQLSQALKSQQLSHERLGECMVREGFLEREEMLEALGSYLGVPWIKLTEVEIDPVMVKLIQEEMTRRYLLIPLKLQENRLQVAMADPGNLQVIDNIRVLTGYQIEPFLADQNEIEAAIRKYVTVENSVAQLASSQKDALNQEPSVFERMENLEDDAPTVRLVDSLLIEAVSLGASDVHWEPREDQFIVRYRIDGRLETRQKFPLEVARNVIARLKVMARMDVAEKRLPQDGRTELTVAGNWIDLRLASLPTVYGEKVVVRLLNPDTAQRTLQQLGMRIEVEEKMRLLLKQPHGIILVVGPTGSGKTTTLYALLRELASEKLNIVSIEDPVEYRLPGVVHVQVQPRIGLTFAKGLRAILRQDPDVIMIGEIRDEETARIAIAAALTGHLVLSTLHTNTAAEALTRLMDMGIEPYLLGGAIRGVLSQRLVRKLCEKCKEPHTLSKVERDSLGLSETFEEIFQAKGCPHCRGTGYSGRIGIHELLHYDSTIKNLVLARQSALELERAALSSGMIPLYQDGLDKVRKGLTTWEEVWSSSTGV, encoded by the coding sequence ATGGGTAGTGTCACAATATCAGGAAATCTATCAGTAAGTTACACGAGAACTGTATTGAGTATTAAAGACTGGTATAATCAAAAGAAACAAAAGCCTTGGGAATGCGTTGAATTAGGAGTTAGAGAAAGAAAAGAACCCTATTTGGGGGAGGGAGGCTTCGGCAAGTTCTTACTCGACCACAGCAGAATTGACTCAAGTCAACTTTCGCAAGCGTTAAAAAGCCAACAGTTGTCCCATGAACGTTTGGGTGAATGTATGGTTCGGGAAGGTTTCCTAGAACGTGAGGAAATGCTCGAAGCGTTGGGTTCTTATCTAGGTGTTCCTTGGATTAAATTGACCGAAGTCGAAATTGACCCGGTTATGGTCAAATTGATTCAAGAGGAAATGACTCGACGATACCTGTTGATCCCTCTTAAGCTTCAAGAAAATCGCTTACAGGTTGCGATGGCGGATCCGGGTAATCTGCAGGTTATAGATAATATCCGAGTTTTGACAGGATATCAAATTGAACCCTTCCTTGCTGATCAGAATGAGATTGAGGCAGCAATTCGTAAATATGTGACGGTTGAAAATTCGGTTGCCCAATTAGCGTCGAGTCAAAAAGACGCTTTAAATCAGGAACCCTCCGTTTTTGAACGCATGGAAAACTTGGAAGATGATGCGCCAACTGTACGGTTGGTTGATTCCCTGCTAATAGAAGCAGTTTCTCTCGGGGCTAGTGATGTGCATTGGGAACCGCGTGAAGATCAATTTATTGTGCGTTACCGGATCGATGGACGTTTAGAGACACGACAGAAATTTCCTTTAGAAGTTGCTCGGAATGTGATTGCTCGCTTAAAAGTGATGGCTCGTATGGATGTTGCGGAAAAACGCTTACCTCAAGATGGAAGAACTGAATTAACGGTGGCTGGCAACTGGATTGATTTAAGGCTCGCCTCTTTGCCAACAGTCTATGGAGAAAAAGTCGTTGTCCGGTTATTGAATCCGGATACAGCTCAGCGAACGCTGCAACAGTTGGGAATGAGGATTGAAGTTGAAGAAAAGATGCGACTTCTACTTAAACAACCTCATGGAATTATTCTTGTTGTGGGGCCGACGGGCAGTGGCAAAACGACAACACTCTATGCTCTTTTGCGAGAATTAGCTTCAGAGAAATTGAACATCGTTTCGATTGAAGATCCTGTAGAATACCGCTTGCCTGGAGTTGTTCATGTTCAAGTTCAACCCCGCATTGGTTTAACATTTGCCAAGGGCTTAAGAGCGATTCTAAGACAAGATCCAGATGTGATTATGATTGGGGAAATACGGGATGAAGAGACTGCGCGGATTGCGATTGCAGCAGCCTTAACGGGACACTTGGTTCTCTCGACGCTACATACGAATACTGCGGCTGAAGCGTTGACTCGGTTAATGGATATGGGGATTGAGCCTTATTTATTAGGGGGCGCGATTCGGGGCGTACTTTCTCAACGTTTAGTCCGAAAATTGTGTGAGAAATGCAAAGAGCCTCATACTTTAAGCAAGGTTGAACGGGATTCATTAGGGTTGAGTGAAACCTTTGAAGAGATTTTTCAAGCGAAGGGTTGCCCTCATTGCCGGGGAACTGGATATTCAGGGAGAATTGGAATTCATGAATTATTACACTATGATTCGACGATTAAAAATTTGGTTTTAGCTCGGCAGAGTGCGCTTGAGCTTGAACGAGCTGCCTTAAGTTCAGGAATGATCCCTTTGTATCAAGACGGATTAGATAAGGTTAGAAAAGGGTTAACAACATGGGAAGAAGTCTGGAGCTCATCAACGGGTGTCTAG
- a CDS encoding PilW family protein: MDRAERLNQKFREGGFTLVEVLVSLTVIGIILAFSLRLFTDQWRVTQEVKDRMEAHFAVLNAGRTVLDAIRGAQTVEWDNKGNLRVLPWGQGASQDAYYLADKDYDGIKDLYIEHIGVANPVASRVISWNCTKGEAGLWTVTLQAQVGHQTVNWKGTSRQRTYLPPHP, translated from the coding sequence ATGGATAGAGCAGAGAGACTAAACCAGAAATTTAGGGAGGGGGGATTTACACTTGTTGAGGTGTTGGTAAGCCTAACAGTGATAGGTATTATTTTAGCCTTTTCCTTGCGCTTGTTTACGGACCAGTGGCGAGTTACCCAAGAAGTTAAAGATCGAATGGAAGCTCATTTCGCCGTTTTGAATGCAGGACGAACTGTTCTCGATGCGATTCGAGGAGCTCAGACTGTCGAATGGGATAATAAGGGGAATCTTCGTGTCTTACCATGGGGACAGGGAGCAAGTCAGGATGCTTACTACCTCGCAGATAAAGATTATGATGGGATTAAGGATTTGTATATAGAACATATTGGCGTAGCTAATCCAGTTGCCAGTCGAGTGATCAGCTGGAATTGTACGAAGGGAGAGGCTGGATTGTGGACAGTGACACTTCAAGCCCAAGTCGGTCATCAAACGGTGAACTGGAAGGGGACAAGCCGTCAACGGACGTATCTTCCACCTCATCCTTAA
- a CDS encoding type IV pilus modification PilV family protein — protein MVIRRKHEEYGFVLIDALIAIFLLTMSFAALYGLTEGAIQNSREALATTEAANLAQNLMEQLSTQSWPDNFAEGKCIPGGKIQGSENGFQWSIFSEWELENVLLKVTTQVSWPKKDHLSIYDITTLYYLQ, from the coding sequence ATGGTCATTAGAAGAAAGCACGAAGAGTACGGGTTTGTCTTAATTGATGCACTTATCGCCATCTTCCTATTAACCATGAGTTTTGCAGCTCTCTATGGATTAACTGAAGGGGCAATTCAAAATTCTCGAGAGGCTTTAGCCACGACGGAAGCGGCTAATTTGGCTCAGAACTTAATGGAACAGCTTTCTACTCAGTCATGGCCTGATAATTTTGCAGAAGGGAAATGCATCCCTGGGGGTAAGATACAAGGCTCAGAAAATGGATTCCAATGGAGTATTTTCTCCGAATGGGAGTTGGAAAATGTCCTTTTGAAAGTCACGACTCAAGTGAGCTGGCCTAAAAAAGATCACTTATCGATATATGACATAACCACGTTATATTACCTGCAGTAG
- a CDS encoding competence type IV pilus major pilin ComGC has product MRRVTKAGSFGFTLLEVLLALAILGMIMAQVVPKYGSAILSSNKQVQQANQLRIEGAVELYRLDTGSFPSRLEDLLTLPPEVHGWRGPYLDKLPTQPDGRSYTLDSQGRVGI; this is encoded by the coding sequence GTGAGGAGAGTTACTAAAGCGGGTTCCTTTGGTTTTACGCTACTTGAAGTATTATTAGCCCTCGCGATTTTAGGAATGATTATGGCTCAGGTTGTCCCGAAATATGGTTCAGCAATACTTTCGTCTAACAAACAAGTTCAGCAAGCTAATCAGCTAAGAATCGAGGGGGCAGTTGAACTTTATCGGTTGGATACGGGGAGTTTCCCGAGTCGCCTGGAAGATTTGTTGACTTTACCTCCTGAAGTTCATGGCTGGCGAGGCCCATACTTAGACAAACTTCCTACTCAGCCAGATGGCCGATCGTATACTTTGGATTCACAAGGAAGAGTGGGGATTTGA
- the aroB gene encoding 3-dehydroquinate synthase encodes MKQKLEVTSSRPYSIFLGVGLEDLGAYLEKELGGIEHLLIVTHPRVKEHYLERLINGFSAFQCDVLVVPPGEEEKSLERLSKLTSEAVACGADRHSVVLALGGGVIGDLAGFFASVYMRGIRFVQIPTTLLAQVDSSIGGKTAVNHPSGKNLLGAFYPPLVVWTDFSTLETLPWEEVLNGLAETVKHAVLGDAALFSFLETNQQKIIDRIPEIYQELTSRSLQVKVRVVMEDEKEKGQRMLLNLGHSFGHALETEAAYQGISHGKGVSIGMIAATYLAEARGLITSAEVKRILDLVKGLGLPIQIQGKDPEILLHLMEADKKNQKGQKVLILPDKIGHALVVRDACDEEILQAWNKVIIK; translated from the coding sequence ATGAAACAAAAGCTTGAGGTGACTTCCTCTCGACCCTACTCTATCTTTCTCGGAGTAGGTCTCGAAGATTTAGGTGCCTACTTAGAAAAAGAACTCGGTGGGATAGAACACCTACTTATTGTGACGCATCCCCGAGTCAAGGAACACTATCTAGAACGTTTGATTAATGGATTTTCCGCTTTTCAATGTGATGTTTTAGTTGTTCCTCCTGGGGAAGAGGAAAAATCCCTGGAACGGCTGAGCAAGTTAACTTCTGAAGCAGTGGCTTGCGGTGCAGATCGCCATAGTGTGGTTCTTGCCCTCGGAGGCGGGGTTATTGGTGATCTTGCCGGATTCTTTGCCAGCGTGTATATGCGAGGTATTCGTTTTGTTCAAATTCCGACTACCTTACTGGCTCAAGTCGATAGTAGCATTGGTGGCAAAACAGCGGTCAATCATCCCTCTGGCAAGAACCTTTTAGGTGCATTTTATCCCCCGCTTGTTGTGTGGACAGACTTTTCAACGTTGGAAACACTTCCGTGGGAAGAAGTGCTAAATGGTTTGGCTGAGACGGTTAAACATGCCGTGCTTGGTGATGCTGCGCTCTTTTCCTTTTTAGAAACTAATCAACAGAAAATTATAGATAGGATTCCTGAGATTTATCAGGAACTAACTTCACGCTCGCTGCAAGTCAAAGTCAGGGTTGTGATGGAAGATGAGAAGGAAAAAGGACAGCGGATGCTTCTGAATTTAGGGCATAGTTTCGGGCATGCCCTAGAGACGGAGGCTGCTTATCAAGGAATTTCTCATGGGAAAGGGGTAAGTATCGGCATGATCGCTGCTACTTATCTGGCAGAAGCACGAGGTTTAATCACTTCAGCAGAGGTTAAGCGAATTTTGGATTTAGTCAAAGGCTTAGGATTACCCATCCAGATCCAGGGTAAAGATCCTGAAATTTTACTTCATCTGATGGAAGCGGACAAGAAAAATCAAAAGGGCCAAAAGGTTCTCATTCTTCCGGATAAGATTGGCCATGCTTTAGTCGTACGGGATGCCTGTGATGAAGAAATTCTTCAGGCTTGGAACAAAGTCATAATAAAGTAG
- a CDS encoding shikimate kinase has protein sequence MKIENIVLIGFMGTGKTSVGKRLAKHLGWDFLDTDLAIEEISGTSVSEIFRKHGETRFRSEETVLVKRLKERKKMVIATGGGTPLNPENWEAFTEIGIIISLYAPIDTILDRIGGKNDRPLLREGRDEAQKLWLSRQPIYNQADLIIDTTELDIDEVANEILGKIEGRIEDETKA, from the coding sequence GTGAAGATAGAAAACATCGTATTGATTGGATTTATGGGGACAGGGAAGACTTCTGTGGGGAAAAGGTTAGCTAAACATTTGGGTTGGGATTTTCTCGATACTGATTTAGCGATCGAAGAAATAAGTGGGACGAGCGTCTCGGAAATATTTCGAAAGCATGGAGAAACGCGATTTCGTTCTGAAGAAACCGTTTTGGTGAAGCGCTTAAAGGAACGTAAGAAGATGGTCATTGCAACAGGGGGAGGAACCCCCTTGAATCCGGAAAACTGGGAGGCTTTCACAGAGATCGGAATTATTATTTCTTTATATGCCCCGATTGACACTATTCTCGACCGTATTGGCGGTAAAAATGACCGGCCGCTTTTGAGAGAAGGGCGGGATGAGGCCCAAAAACTCTGGCTCTCAAGGCAACCTATTTATAATCAAGCGGATCTTATTATTGACACAACAGAACTCGATATTGATGAGGTCGCTAATGAGATATTGGGTAAGATCGAGGGGAGAATTGAAGATGAAACAAAAGCTTGA